TAACTATGGAGGAAGCATTTTGGATACATCTGGAGAACCCCTCTCCGGAAGAAATTGAGCAAATAGTTAAGAAATACAATCTGGAAGAGGATTTTATAACCGATCTTCAGGATGCTGATGAAAATGCTCGTGTAGAATGGGATGAGGGAGCGCTGTTAACAATTTTGCGCGTGCCTATATATTATAAGCATCGTTCTGCCAAAATCTCTTTTGCCACGGCACCAATAGGAATAATTTCCACCGAAGATAAGCTGATAACTGTTTCTTTTTACGATAATGAGATCTTAACTCAATATCTGGAAGGAAAGCATCGTCCTTTCAATATCACGCAGCAGAGTTTTTTGCTGAATATTAACTTGCGGACGGCAATCTATTTTTTGAAATTTCTAAAAGAAATCAACCGCCGCAACAATTTAATTGAGGATGAGCTGCATCAATCAATGCGGAATAAAGAACTTATCCGTTTACTGCGGATGGAAAAATCACTTGTTTATTTTAATACTGCCCTAAAATCCAACGAGATTATTTTGGAGCGTTTGCAAAGAACCCGCTGGTTATTGAATGATCCTGATGCCGAGGATATGATTGAAGATGTAATCATTGAAAACAAGCAGGCAATAGAAATGGCAAATATTTACAGCAGCATTTTAAGCGGAATGATGGATGCTTTTGCCTCTATCATCTCCAACAACTTGAATGTAGTGATGAAGTTTTTAACCTCTATAACCATCATCATTTCAGTGCCGACTCTTATTGTAAGTATCTACGGAATGAATGTGCCTTTACCTTTTCAGGATAGCAACATGGCTTTTGCCGTGATAATGGGAATTGCAGTTTTAATATCCCTTATCTTAGTGCTCATTTTCATTCACAAGAAATACTTTTAGTAATCTAAGGAGAGTAACGATGTTTTACTTAAATGTAATAGATACCTTTTCCGCAGCGCATTTACTGAAGGACTATCAAGGTCCCTGTAGTAAATTGCATGGTCACAACTGGAAAGTAAGAATTTGCGTGAAAGCAAAGAAGCAGGATGAAATCGGGATGGCAATGGATTTCGGTGTTCTCAAAGCTATCCTTGCCAATATCTTAAGAAACCTGGATCATTCTTACTTAAATGAAATTGTTCCCTTTACAGAGTGCAATCCCACTTCCGAGAACCTGGCAATATACATCTATGAATGTATGGAAAAAGAATTAATAGATAAGCCCGTAGCCATCTCTGAAGTAGAAGTTTACGAATCCGAAAAAAGCAGTGTGATTTACAGTAATGATCAGAT
This genomic interval from Candidatus Cloacimonas sp. contains the following:
- a CDS encoding magnesium transporter CorA family protein, translating into MIQVFEVSGQRFVPALTMEEAFWIHLENPSPEEIEQIVKKYNLEEDFITDLQDADENARVEWDEGALLTILRVPIYYKHRSAKISFATAPIGIISTEDKLITVSFYDNEILTQYLEGKHRPFNITQQSFLLNINLRTAIYFLKFLKEINRRNNLIEDELHQSMRNKELIRLLRMEKSLVYFNTALKSNEIILERLQRTRWLLNDPDAEDMIEDVIIENKQAIEMANIYSSILSGMMDAFASIISNNLNVVMKFLTSITIIISVPTLIVSIYGMNVPLPFQDSNMAFAVIMGIAVLISLILVLIFIHKKYF
- the queD gene encoding 6-carboxytetrahydropterin synthase QueD, with translation MFYLNVIDTFSAAHLLKDYQGPCSKLHGHNWKVRICVKAKKQDEIGMAMDFGVLKAILANILRNLDHSYLNEIVPFTECNPTSENLAIYIYECMEKELIDKPVAISEVEVYESEKSSVIYSNDQIC